From Novosphingobium resinovorum, the proteins below share one genomic window:
- the folK gene encoding 2-amino-4-hydroxy-6-hydroxymethyldihydropteridine diphosphokinase, which translates to MGKHRYLVALGSNMRHHRHGCPRKVLGAALKALDHGKLELLAASPVIESAPLGPSRRRYANAVALVRSKREPDELLHKLQKIEHKFGRRRMGKPWSARVLDLDIVLWNGGAYGADDLVIPHPAFRERRFVLDPAAKIAGRWRDPLTGFSIGQLRARLTKPRMAPR; encoded by the coding sequence ATGGGCAAGCATCGCTATCTTGTGGCGCTGGGGTCCAACATGCGCCACCACCGCCACGGGTGCCCGCGCAAGGTGCTGGGCGCCGCGCTGAAGGCGCTCGACCATGGCAAGCTGGAACTGCTCGCGGCCTCTCCGGTGATCGAGAGTGCGCCGCTCGGCCCCTCGCGCCGCCGCTATGCCAATGCCGTGGCGCTGGTGCGCTCTAAGCGCGAGCCGGACGAACTTCTCCACAAGCTGCAGAAGATCGAGCACAAGTTCGGCCGCCGCCGCATGGGCAAGCCCTGGAGCGCGCGGGTGCTCGACCTCGACATCGTGCTGTGGAACGGCGGTGCGTACGGCGCCGACGACCTCGTGATTCCCCATCCGGCCTTTCGCGAGCGGCGCTTCGTGCTTGACCCGGCGGCGAAGATCGCAGGTCGCTGGCGCGATCCCTTGACGGGCTTCAGCATCGGACAGTTGCGTGCCCGCTTGACCAAGCCGCGCATGGCCCCTAGGTGA
- the aguB gene encoding N-carbamoylputrescine amidase — protein MTRQIPSRQLTVAALQLALGSVDEAENIAAVSALVEEAAGKGAQVVLPPELFSGPYFCKTEDEALFALARPTLEHPSVIAMKALAAKLKVAIPTSFFERDGHHYYNTLAMIGADGEIMGTYRKSHIPDGPGYEEKYYFRPGNDGFKVWDLFGTRIGVGVCWDQWYPECARVMALMGAELLFYPTAIGSEPYDATLDTSRMWRRAMVGHSVSNCMPVIAANRIGAETECGSAQTFYGHSFITDEWGDFIAEFGREETGVLVSTLDLDRAATHRAGMGFFRDRRPQLYTRVAQDI, from the coding sequence ATGACCCGCCAGATCCCCTCCCGTCAGCTGACTGTCGCCGCCCTGCAACTCGCCCTCGGTTCCGTCGACGAGGCCGAGAACATCGCCGCCGTCTCCGCATTGGTGGAGGAAGCGGCCGGGAAGGGCGCGCAGGTCGTGCTGCCGCCTGAACTGTTCTCCGGCCCCTATTTCTGCAAGACCGAGGACGAGGCGCTGTTCGCGCTCGCCCGCCCGACGCTGGAGCATCCCTCGGTCATCGCCATGAAGGCGCTGGCGGCAAAGCTGAAGGTCGCGATCCCGACCAGCTTCTTCGAGCGTGACGGGCATCACTATTACAACACCCTCGCCATGATCGGCGCCGACGGCGAGATCATGGGCACGTACCGCAAGAGCCACATCCCTGACGGTCCGGGCTACGAGGAAAAGTACTACTTCCGCCCTGGCAACGACGGTTTCAAGGTCTGGGACCTGTTCGGAACCCGCATCGGCGTGGGCGTGTGCTGGGACCAGTGGTATCCCGAATGCGCGCGCGTCATGGCGTTGATGGGCGCGGAACTGCTGTTCTACCCCACCGCGATCGGCTCGGAGCCTTACGACGCCACGCTCGACACCAGCCGCATGTGGCGCCGAGCGATGGTGGGGCATTCGGTGTCCAACTGCATGCCGGTGATCGCCGCCAACCGCATCGGCGCCGAAACCGAGTGCGGCAGCGCGCAGACGTTCTACGGCCATTCGTTCATCACCGACGAATGGGGCGACTTTATCGCCGAATTCGGGCGCGAGGAAACCGGCGTCCTCGTTTCAACGCTGGACCTCGACCGCGCGGCGACGCATCGTGCGGGCATGGGCTTCTTCCGCGATCGGCGGCCGCAGCTTTATACGCGCGTTGCCCAGGATATCTGA
- a CDS encoding class I SAM-dependent methyltransferase, producing MRRALLTLSSLLGLVAAPLSVQAAEKKAPVEACKGCEALLELAAASPLRKDDRARDAARHPVETLSFFRVGPQMKVGEYAPGGEWYSRFLGLYLGQQGHLVGLYFDPTSGAFKADRQDGIRKAAAQYPADVAKFTGMSADKFSAYTLDAVPEAEKGTFDVIVIPRMMHNLFNWNIADSEIKAMRGLLKPGGLVGIEQHRAKADAPYSYTDGSKGYLREADVIRFMEVNGFDLVGKSEISANPKDTANWPDGVWTLPPTYALKDQDKAKYQAIGESDRMTLLFRKRD from the coding sequence ATGCGCCGCGCCCTGCTGACCCTGTCCTCGCTTCTCGGCCTCGTCGCCGCTCCGCTCTCCGTCCAGGCTGCCGAGAAGAAAGCCCCGGTCGAAGCCTGCAAGGGCTGCGAGGCGCTGCTCGAACTCGCCGCCGCCAGCCCGCTGCGCAAGGACGACCGTGCCCGCGACGCCGCGCGCCATCCGGTCGAGACGCTGTCGTTCTTCCGCGTCGGCCCGCAGATGAAGGTCGGCGAATATGCGCCGGGCGGCGAGTGGTACTCGCGCTTCCTCGGCCTTTACCTCGGCCAGCAGGGGCATCTGGTGGGGCTCTACTTCGACCCCACCAGCGGCGCGTTCAAGGCGGACAGGCAGGACGGCATTCGCAAGGCCGCCGCCCAGTACCCTGCCGATGTCGCCAAGTTCACCGGCATGTCGGCGGACAAGTTCTCCGCCTATACCCTCGACGCCGTGCCGGAAGCCGAGAAGGGCACCTTCGACGTCATCGTCATCCCGCGCATGATGCACAACCTGTTCAACTGGAACATCGCCGACAGCGAGATCAAGGCGATGCGCGGGTTGCTCAAGCCCGGCGGCCTCGTCGGTATCGAGCAGCACCGCGCCAAGGCCGACGCGCCTTATTCCTACACGGACGGTTCGAAGGGCTACCTGCGCGAGGCGGACGTGATCCGCTTCATGGAAGTGAACGGCTTCGACCTCGTCGGCAAGTCGGAGATCAGCGCCAACCCCAAGGATACCGCGAACTGGCCCGACGGCGTCTGGACGCTGCCGCCGACTTATGCGCTCAAGGACCAGGACAAGGCGAAGTACCAGGCCATCGGCGAGAGCGACCGCATGACCCTGCTGTTTCGCAAGCGTGACTGA
- the msrA gene encoding peptide-methionine (S)-S-oxide reductase MsrA, whose product METAIVAGGCFWCTEAVFRDVVGVSTVESGYIGGAVENPTYKAVCSGETGHAEAIKVTYDPAVISYAEMLDVFLGTHDPTQLNRQGNDIGTQYRSAIFPLDDAQAAEAPAAIARWDAEHSGEKAVTTIEGPAPWYPAEDYHQEYWDGEGQRNPYCLAVIPPKLMKLRKSFQNKVKA is encoded by the coding sequence ATGGAAACGGCAATCGTAGCTGGCGGGTGCTTCTGGTGCACCGAAGCGGTATTCCGCGACGTTGTGGGCGTAAGCACCGTGGAAAGCGGCTATATCGGCGGCGCGGTGGAGAACCCCACCTACAAGGCAGTCTGCTCGGGCGAGACCGGGCATGCGGAGGCGATCAAGGTCACGTACGACCCTGCGGTGATCTCCTATGCCGAAATGCTCGACGTGTTCCTCGGCACGCACGATCCGACGCAGCTGAACCGCCAGGGCAACGACATCGGCACGCAGTACCGCTCGGCGATCTTCCCGCTGGACGATGCGCAGGCCGCAGAGGCTCCTGCCGCGATCGCCCGCTGGGACGCGGAGCATTCGGGCGAGAAGGCGGTCACCACGATCGAAGGCCCAGCCCCCTGGTATCCGGCCGAGGATTACCACCAGGAGTACTGGGACGGCGAAGGCCAGCGCAATCCGTACTGCCTCGCAGTGATCCCGCCCAAACTGATGAAGCTGCGCAAGAGCTTCCAGAACAAGGTGAAGGCCTGA
- a CDS encoding choice-of-anchor A family protein codes for MASIRTVSLSLAAMAAALSATPLLADSGMIAGIDVLKTWNLVVLGDLTSSSEVEGRTFVGGDLNGNSSNYQIQAIPASSTGTPGLTVVGDVNGGAKNLNNGSGAVVGGNVNSGLNLNGAAQTVLVGGSISNTNVNNNTVTSGLASGDPSFSQNLTQQASLIETSMTGLSHDMSTQTANSQLSISGNRGTFDAQPGANGVAVFNISAADLDKIGEIQFNLNGADTAIVNVSGGSITLNDNFLGGTQNLGEHVVWNFYEAKDLSLTTAWGGSVLAPGAAATTGNYIQGSAVFGSLVQNGEMHVGTYTGNYTPTPTDPGTPTEGSSSSSSSGGTEVPEPGMLGMLAAAVGGLMYWRRRRASAA; via the coding sequence GTGGCTTCCATCCGTACCGTTTCGCTTTCGCTGGCCGCCATGGCTGCCGCCCTTTCAGCCACCCCGCTCCTCGCCGATTCCGGCATGATCGCAGGGATAGACGTCCTGAAGACCTGGAACCTCGTGGTGCTGGGCGATCTCACCTCGTCCTCGGAAGTCGAGGGGCGCACGTTCGTCGGCGGCGACCTCAACGGCAATTCGTCGAACTACCAGATCCAGGCCATTCCGGCGTCGAGCACCGGCACCCCCGGCCTCACGGTCGTGGGCGACGTCAACGGCGGCGCGAAGAACCTCAACAACGGTTCGGGAGCGGTGGTCGGCGGCAACGTCAACAGCGGCCTCAACCTCAACGGCGCGGCGCAGACGGTGCTGGTGGGCGGTTCGATCAGCAACACCAACGTCAACAACAACACCGTGACTTCGGGCCTCGCCTCGGGTGATCCGTCGTTCAGCCAGAACCTGACGCAGCAGGCGAGCCTCATCGAGACCTCGATGACCGGCCTCAGCCACGACATGAGCACCCAGACGGCGAACAGCCAGTTATCGATCAGCGGCAATCGCGGCACCTTCGACGCGCAGCCCGGTGCGAACGGCGTCGCGGTGTTCAACATCTCGGCCGCCGACCTCGACAAGATCGGCGAGATCCAGTTCAACCTCAACGGCGCGGACACCGCCATCGTCAACGTCTCGGGCGGGTCGATCACGCTCAACGACAACTTCCTGGGCGGCACCCAGAACCTCGGCGAACACGTGGTCTGGAATTTCTACGAAGCCAAGGACCTGTCGCTGACCACGGCATGGGGCGGCTCGGTGCTGGCACCCGGGGCGGCCGCGACGACCGGAAACTACATCCAGGGCTCAGCTGTGTTCGGCAGCCTCGTGCAGAACGGCGAGATGCACGTCGGCACCTACACCGGCAACTACACGCCGACCCCGACCGACCCCGGCACGCCGACCGAGGGATCGTCGTCTTCCTCGTCCTCGGGCGGCACCGAAGTGCCCGAGCCGGGCATGCTGGGCATGCTCGCCGCAGCGGTGGGCGGACTCATGTACTGGCGCCGCCGCCGCGCCAGCGCTGCCTGA
- a CDS encoding DEAD/DEAH box helicase, producing the protein MSFADLGLSDELLQAVEAAGYTEPTPIQAQTIPPVLMMKDLIGIAQTGTGKTAAFVLPMIDILGHGRRRALMPRSLILEPTRELAAQVAENFEKYGKNHDLKMALLIGGVQMGDQLKALSAGVDVLIATPGRLMDLFERGKIMLTGCELLVIDEADRMLDMGFIPDIETICSKLPANRQTLLFSATMPPVIKKLADRFLTNPKYVEVARPASTNLNIVQHKVMVPARKKREALRQILRSDNVTSAIVFANRKTTVRELAKSLKQHGFSAGEIHGDMDQPARNAELERFKAGEVSILCASDVAARGLDVKGVSHVFNFDTPWHPDDYVHRIGRTGRGGATGRAFTFVAPEDAEAIGNVEKLTGGPIPLYQLDGEVESEAVEAKPARAARPAREAKPAREAKPVREEKPKREARPEPRAERAPRREPKAEEPRRSRRRDPVETHDDGSWNGPVPNFLGVSALN; encoded by the coding sequence ATGAGCTTTGCCGATCTCGGCCTGTCTGACGAATTGCTGCAAGCGGTGGAGGCTGCGGGCTATACCGAGCCGACTCCGATCCAGGCACAGACGATCCCCCCGGTCCTGATGATGAAGGATCTGATCGGCATCGCCCAGACCGGCACCGGCAAGACCGCTGCCTTCGTGCTGCCGATGATCGACATCCTCGGCCATGGTCGCCGCCGCGCGCTGATGCCGCGCTCGCTGATCCTCGAACCCACGCGCGAACTCGCCGCGCAGGTGGCCGAGAACTTCGAGAAATACGGCAAGAACCACGACCTCAAGATGGCGCTGCTGATCGGCGGCGTGCAGATGGGCGACCAGCTCAAGGCGCTGTCCGCCGGTGTCGACGTGCTGATCGCCACGCCGGGTCGTCTGATGGACCTGTTCGAGCGTGGCAAGATCATGCTCACCGGCTGCGAACTGCTCGTCATCGACGAAGCCGACCGCATGCTCGACATGGGTTTCATTCCGGACATCGAGACGATCTGCTCGAAGTTGCCGGCGAATCGCCAGACGCTGCTGTTCTCGGCGACGATGCCGCCGGTCATCAAGAAGCTGGCCGACCGCTTCCTGACGAACCCCAAGTACGTCGAAGTGGCACGTCCCGCCTCGACCAACCTCAACATCGTCCAGCACAAGGTCATGGTGCCCGCGCGCAAGAAGCGCGAGGCCCTGCGCCAGATACTGCGATCGGACAACGTCACGTCCGCGATCGTCTTCGCCAACCGCAAGACCACGGTGCGCGAACTGGCCAAGAGCCTGAAGCAGCACGGCTTCTCCGCCGGCGAGATTCACGGCGACATGGACCAGCCCGCGCGCAACGCGGAGCTGGAGCGTTTCAAGGCGGGTGAGGTCAGCATCCTGTGCGCGTCCGACGTCGCCGCGCGCGGTCTCGACGTGAAGGGCGTCAGCCACGTCTTCAACTTCGACACGCCCTGGCACCCGGACGACTATGTCCACCGCATCGGCCGCACCGGTCGTGGCGGCGCGACCGGCCGTGCCTTCACGTTCGTCGCTCCCGAGGATGCCGAGGCGATCGGCAATGTCGAGAAGCTGACGGGCGGCCCGATCCCGCTCTACCAGCTGGACGGTGAAGTCGAGAGCGAGGCCGTTGAGGCGAAACCCGCCCGCGCCGCAAGGCCCGCTCGCGAGGCGAAGCCTGCGCGCGAAGCCAAGCCCGTGCGCGAGGAGAAGCCGAAGCGGGAAGCTCGCCCGGAGCCCCGTGCCGAGCGCGCTCCGCGCCGCGAGCCGAAGGCGGAAGAACCGCGCCGCAGCCGTCGCCGCGACCCTGTCGAGACGCACGACGACGGCAGCTGGAACGGTCCGGTGCCGAACTTCCTGGGTGTTTCCGCGCTGAACTGA
- a CDS encoding FAD-binding oxidoreductase, which yields MCHIARMNDTAPAGFLKEAAALLGPRGLTTDPELVAPWLTDWRGRFTGRACALASPANVEEVSALVRLCAEHGVPIVPQGGNSGMSGGATPDESGTALLLSLRRMNAIREIDTESGRATCEAGVILQTLHESAEAQDLRFPLTLGGKGSATVGGLISTNAGGSQVLRHGSMRALVLGLEAVLADGQVFSQLTPLKKDNRGFDLKQLLIGSEGTLGIVTAATLRLLPAVAERVVIWAGVSSLPAARTLLLHCDAMEGEALEGFEVMPQASIDAVVEHLPTARPPLEGRHAWHVLIEVVADRAQADSLRDRCEAMMAEAFEKDLVEDAALSASESQAEAFWLIRETVPPAERARGPAVQHDISVPVEAMPAFVETTAPMLEAEFPGTEAIAFGHLGDGNVHYHVIAPGAADARAWNATEGKAISRRVHDLVTQWGGSISAEHGIGQLKRDELARLGDPVALSMLRAVKQALDPRGLLNPGKLV from the coding sequence ATGTGCCATATCGCCAGGATGAACGACACCGCACCCGCCGGCTTTCTGAAGGAAGCCGCCGCCCTGCTCGGCCCGCGCGGCCTGACGACCGATCCTGAACTCGTGGCGCCCTGGCTTACCGACTGGCGCGGACGGTTTACCGGCCGGGCCTGCGCCCTCGCCTCTCCTGCCAATGTCGAGGAGGTGTCCGCTCTGGTACGCCTCTGCGCCGAACATGGCGTGCCGATCGTGCCCCAGGGCGGCAATTCCGGCATGTCCGGCGGCGCCACGCCCGACGAGAGCGGCACCGCGCTGCTCCTTTCGCTGCGCCGCATGAACGCGATTCGCGAGATCGACACCGAATCGGGCCGCGCGACATGCGAGGCGGGCGTGATTCTCCAGACGCTCCACGAAAGCGCCGAGGCGCAGGATCTGCGCTTTCCGCTGACGCTGGGCGGCAAGGGCTCGGCGACGGTGGGCGGGCTGATCTCCACCAACGCGGGCGGCTCGCAGGTGCTGCGCCACGGATCGATGCGCGCCCTGGTGCTGGGGCTGGAGGCGGTGCTCGCCGACGGACAGGTCTTCTCCCAACTCACCCCCCTCAAGAAGGACAACCGGGGCTTCGACCTCAAGCAGTTGCTGATCGGATCGGAAGGCACGCTCGGCATCGTCACCGCCGCGACCCTGCGCCTGTTGCCCGCCGTTGCCGAGCGGGTGGTGATCTGGGCGGGGGTCTCCTCCCTGCCCGCTGCCCGGACGCTGCTGCTTCACTGCGACGCGATGGAGGGCGAGGCGCTCGAAGGCTTCGAGGTCATGCCGCAGGCCAGCATCGACGCCGTCGTCGAACACCTCCCCACCGCCCGCCCCCCGCTGGAGGGGCGCCATGCGTGGCACGTGCTGATCGAAGTCGTCGCCGATCGGGCCCAGGCGGACAGCTTGCGCGACCGCTGCGAGGCGATGATGGCCGAAGCCTTCGAGAAGGATCTTGTCGAAGACGCCGCCCTATCCGCCAGCGAGTCGCAGGCCGAGGCGTTCTGGCTCATCCGCGAGACCGTCCCCCCCGCCGAGCGCGCACGCGGTCCGGCGGTGCAGCACGACATCTCGGTGCCGGTGGAGGCGATGCCCGCCTTCGTGGAGACGACCGCGCCGATGCTGGAAGCCGAGTTCCCCGGCACCGAGGCGATCGCCTTCGGCCACCTCGGCGACGGCAACGTGCACTACCACGTCATCGCCCCGGGAGCCGCCGACGCGCGCGCCTGGAACGCGACCGAGGGCAAGGCGATCAGCCGCAGGGTCCACGATCTCGTGACGCAATGGGGCGGCTCGATCTCGGCCGAGCACGGGATCGGCCAGCTCAAGCGCGACGAACTGGCCCGGCTGGGCGATCCGGTGGCGCTGTCGATGCTGCGCGCGGTCAAGCAGGCGCTCGACCCCCGGGGGCTGCTCAACCCCGGCAAGCTCGTCTGA
- a CDS encoding SapC family protein, producing the protein MASVPQNPALPLFYKDLIPLNSQQHANWKTRSTDKATWLAGINSVPLTVEEFPQAQRNFPIIFTAGENPIPLVLMGMNEGTNVFVDEDGTVNTPVYIPAYVRRYPFMLAKLRPDSDELSLCVDPSSDLVGEIEEGERLFDDEGQPTDTTTNMLKFCENFEIAGNKTAQFMAELEKHKLLMDGELNIDVGAAQPFNYRGFQMVDENKLREVRGDVLRQWNQNGLLGLIYAHLFSLELVRDIFGRQASQGKVPNFTPPAAPVADGVADDVNA; encoded by the coding sequence ATGGCCAGCGTGCCTCAGAATCCTGCACTGCCCTTGTTCTACAAGGACCTCATCCCGCTCAACTCGCAGCAGCACGCCAACTGGAAGACCCGTTCGACCGACAAGGCCACCTGGCTGGCCGGCATCAACTCGGTGCCGCTGACGGTCGAGGAATTCCCGCAGGCCCAGCGCAACTTCCCGATCATCTTCACCGCAGGCGAGAACCCGATTCCGCTGGTGCTGATGGGCATGAACGAAGGCACCAACGTGTTCGTCGATGAAGACGGCACGGTGAACACCCCCGTCTACATCCCCGCCTACGTGCGCCGCTACCCCTTCATGCTGGCCAAGCTGCGCCCGGATTCAGACGAGCTTTCGCTCTGCGTCGACCCGTCCAGCGACCTCGTCGGCGAGATCGAGGAAGGCGAGCGCCTGTTCGACGACGAAGGCCAGCCGACCGACACCACCACCAACATGCTCAAGTTCTGCGAGAACTTCGAGATCGCGGGCAACAAGACAGCGCAGTTCATGGCCGAACTCGAGAAGCACAAGCTGCTCATGGACGGCGAACTGAACATCGACGTGGGCGCGGCCCAGCCCTTCAACTACCGCGGCTTCCAGATGGTCGACGAGAACAAGCTGCGCGAAGTGCGCGGCGACGTCCTGCGCCAGTGGAACCAGAACGGCCTGCTCGGCCTGATCTACGCGCACCTGTTCTCGCTGGAACTTGTCCGCGACATCTTCGGCCGCCAGGCATCGCAGGGCAAGGTGCCGAACTTCACGCCGCCCGCCGCACCGGTCGCGGACGGCGTCGCGGATGACGTGAACGCCTGA
- a CDS encoding N-formylglutamate amidohydrolase: MGENDSQAGWQGVGQGTGGGRIPGAPGVPAFFLAEVNPSAIPVLIAAPHGGRHYPRALLADFRHGPTAALKLEDRYVDLMARGIAEATGASLIVANAPRAMIDLNRAPDDIDWEMFQREARPSEGVPTASRRVRGGLGLIPRRLPVQGDLWRRRLGAADLAERLAGVHEPYHAAIAKALSTLRERWGAALLIDLHSMPPLPSRPGVASAQVVIGDRFGASSHGSVVASAFAHFAQVGREAAHNRPYAGGYVLERHGDPRGGIHALQIEVDRSRYLDSALVEPSEQMVGMIEDLAGLVRRLGSVVAELGRDAGAQDWSLAAE; the protein is encoded by the coding sequence TTGGGTGAGAACGATTCGCAAGCCGGGTGGCAAGGTGTGGGCCAGGGTACGGGCGGCGGCCGAATTCCCGGCGCTCCCGGTGTTCCGGCGTTCTTTCTCGCCGAGGTCAACCCTTCCGCGATCCCGGTCCTGATCGCGGCGCCGCATGGCGGGCGTCATTATCCCCGGGCACTTCTCGCCGATTTTCGCCATGGTCCGACGGCGGCGCTCAAGCTCGAGGACCGTTATGTCGACCTCATGGCGCGCGGCATTGCCGAGGCCACGGGCGCGAGCCTGATCGTGGCCAACGCACCGCGCGCGATGATCGACCTCAACCGTGCGCCGGACGACATCGACTGGGAGATGTTCCAGCGCGAGGCTCGGCCATCGGAGGGTGTTCCCACGGCAAGTCGGCGTGTTCGGGGTGGGCTGGGCCTCATTCCCCGGCGCCTCCCCGTGCAGGGCGATCTGTGGCGGCGGCGGCTGGGAGCGGCCGATCTTGCCGAGCGGCTCGCCGGAGTGCACGAACCCTACCACGCAGCGATCGCCAAGGCGCTGTCGACGCTGCGCGAGCGGTGGGGTGCGGCCTTGCTGATCGATCTGCACTCGATGCCGCCGCTGCCGTCGCGGCCCGGCGTCGCCAGCGCGCAAGTCGTGATTGGCGACCGCTTCGGGGCGAGCAGTCATGGCAGCGTCGTCGCTTCCGCCTTCGCCCATTTCGCCCAAGTCGGGCGCGAGGCGGCGCACAATCGTCCTTACGCCGGTGGTTATGTGCTGGAACGGCATGGCGATCCGCGCGGCGGCATTCACGCGCTGCAGATCGAGGTGGATCGCAGCCGCTATCTCGATTCGGCGCTGGTCGAACCGTCCGAGCAGATGGTGGGGATGATCGAGGATCTGGCGGGGCTGGTGCGCCGTCTGGGCAGCGTCGTTGCGGAACTTGGGCGTGACGCGGGCGCGCAGGACTGGTCGCTGGCGGCGGAGTAG
- the cpdR gene encoding cell cycle two-component system response regulator CpdR, producing MIRILLAEDDDAMRTYLARALQNAGYSVVAVDRGTEAIPHLKNDDFDLLLSDIVMPEMDGIELAQRCAEISPSTKVMFITGFAAVTLRASREAPQAKVLSKPFHLRDIVMEVQRVFGLAEHATL from the coding sequence ATGATCCGCATCCTCCTCGCCGAAGACGACGACGCAATGCGCACCTACCTGGCCCGCGCGCTGCAGAACGCGGGCTACAGCGTGGTCGCGGTCGATCGCGGGACCGAGGCGATCCCCCATCTGAAGAACGACGATTTCGACCTGTTGCTGTCTGATATCGTCATGCCCGAAATGGACGGGATCGAGCTTGCGCAAAGGTGCGCCGAGATTTCGCCCTCGACCAAGGTGATGTTCATCACCGGATTCGCCGCCGTGACCCTGCGTGCCAGCCGCGAGGCGCCCCAGGCCAAGGTGCTCTCGAAGCCCTTCCACCTGCGCGATATCGTGATGGAAGTGCAGCGCGTCTTCGGCCTTGCCGAGCACGCCACGCTCTGA
- a CDS encoding decarboxylase, with translation MNAADRDTWLAAAAEQFGTPSFVYFTEAIAERIAALRHALDDQLALSFAVKCNPNPALLKWMVGRVDLLDVSSIGEFRLALQAGWDPALVSFTGPGKREFEIREAVLGGVGLLVLESLREAGIADEVARAAGRVQRVLLRIAPDSVPRGFGDQMAGRPSPFGIDLPDAREALEQIVAMPGLRLAGLHIYSGTQCLKPDAIVENYRGFLSIFADLCEAVDLAPDSLVLGSGLGVAYHEGDTPLPLEAVASAILPDIASFRADPRFAHTRLKLELGRYLVAEAGYFLVRVVSLKQSRGVSIAICDGGMNNHLPASGHFGMVIRRNYKMHRVGGGAETGTYDVTGPLCTSIDRLAGGVVLPTLSEGDVIAVHNSGAYGLTASPIHFIGHAPPAELMVVDGALHDVSRFFETTTAWPGVPSPEGQGALATA, from the coding sequence ATGAACGCGGCGGATCGCGACACCTGGCTGGCGGCGGCGGCCGAGCAGTTCGGCACTCCGTCCTTCGTGTACTTCACCGAGGCCATCGCCGAGAGGATCGCCGCGCTCCGCCATGCCCTCGACGACCAGCTGGCGCTCAGCTTCGCGGTCAAGTGCAACCCCAACCCGGCACTGCTGAAATGGATGGTCGGGCGGGTCGACCTGCTTGACGTCTCGTCCATCGGCGAATTCCGGCTGGCGCTGCAGGCCGGGTGGGACCCGGCACTCGTGAGCTTCACCGGCCCCGGCAAGCGCGAATTCGAGATTCGCGAGGCAGTCCTCGGCGGGGTCGGCCTGCTGGTGCTCGAATCCTTGCGCGAAGCTGGAATTGCGGACGAGGTTGCCCGCGCCGCAGGCCGTGTCCAGCGGGTGCTGCTGCGGATCGCGCCCGATTCCGTCCCGCGCGGCTTCGGCGACCAGATGGCCGGGCGCCCGAGCCCGTTCGGCATTGACCTGCCCGATGCCCGCGAGGCGCTGGAGCAGATCGTCGCAATGCCAGGCCTGCGCCTTGCCGGGCTGCACATCTATTCCGGCACCCAGTGCCTGAAGCCCGACGCCATCGTCGAGAACTACCGGGGCTTCCTCTCGATCTTCGCCGACTTGTGCGAGGCTGTGGACCTCGCACCCGATAGCCTCGTCCTCGGCTCGGGGCTGGGCGTGGCGTACCACGAGGGAGACACGCCGCTGCCGCTGGAGGCCGTGGCCTCCGCGATCCTGCCCGACATTGCGAGCTTCCGCGCGGACCCGCGCTTCGCCCACACCCGGCTAAAGCTGGAACTGGGCCGCTATCTCGTGGCCGAGGCGGGCTATTTCCTCGTACGGGTGGTTTCGCTCAAGCAGTCGCGGGGCGTGTCCATCGCAATCTGCGACGGCGGCATGAACAACCACCTGCCTGCCTCCGGGCATTTCGGCATGGTGATTCGCCGCAACTACAAGATGCACCGTGTCGGCGGCGGAGCGGAGACGGGCACCTACGACGTGACCGGGCCGCTGTGCACCTCGATCGACCGGCTGGCGGGCGGGGTGGTGCTGCCGACGCTGAGCGAAGGCGACGTGATCGCGGTCCACAACAGCGGTGCCTATGGCCTGACGGCCAGCCCCATCCACTTCATCGGCCATGCGCCTCCGGCGGAACTGATGGTGGTCGATGGGGCGCTGCACGACGTCTCGCGCTTCTTCGAGACGACGACGGCGTGGCCGGGCGTGCCGTCTCCGGAAGGGCAGGGCGCTCTCGCTACGGCCTGA
- a CDS encoding acyl carrier protein, whose protein sequence is MALTTDRIIQNLQAISGYDGVVDPDTCLFSSGMLDSIAMISLIAFVEQEAGIEIRADEVTLENFDTPARITRFAGERV, encoded by the coding sequence ATGGCCCTCACCACCGACAGGATCATCCAGAACCTTCAGGCGATCTCCGGCTACGACGGGGTCGTCGATCCCGACACCTGCCTGTTCTCGTCCGGCATGCTCGATTCGATCGCGATGATCTCCCTCATTGCCTTCGTCGAGCAGGAGGCCGGGATCGAGATTCGCGCCGACGAGGTAACGCTGGAGAACTTCGACACGCCCGCGCGCATCACCCGCTTCGCTGGCGAACGGGTATGA